A single Tenacibaculum sp. 190524A02b DNA region contains:
- a CDS encoding sensor histidine kinase yields MLFRYIEKTKEMEKIKQESIEMELKFLKSQINPHVLFNNLNTIYSYSIEVPEKTPDLILKLSDNLKHVLYESNAQKVKVEKELNFIDNYIEFHRLRTEGVKVINYQKNTVNAQGTIAPLLLITLIENAFKHSKVHSIININIEVEGKELTFKCENEFDKKSGSLEETRTIGLKNLRKRLELIYEDHYELIIKEEKSRFSVLLSLNLV; encoded by the coding sequence ATGTTGTTTCGATATATTGAAAAAACAAAGGAGATGGAAAAAATAAAGCAAGAAAGTATAGAAATGGAACTGAAGTTTTTAAAATCTCAAATAAATCCACATGTATTGTTTAATAACTTGAATACTATTTATTCTTATTCAATAGAGGTTCCCGAAAAAACACCTGACTTAATTTTAAAATTATCTGATAATTTAAAACATGTTTTATATGAGAGTAATGCTCAAAAAGTGAAGGTGGAAAAAGAACTAAATTTTATAGACAATTATATAGAGTTTCATAGGTTGAGAACTGAAGGGGTAAAAGTAATAAATTATCAAAAGAATACTGTAAATGCTCAAGGAACTATTGCTCCGTTATTATTGATAACGCTTATTGAAAATGCATTTAAACATAGTAAAGTGCACAGTATAATTAATATAAATATTGAGGTAGAGGGTAAAGAGTTAACATTTAAATGTGAGAATGAGTTTGATAAAAAAAGCGGTAGCTTAGAAGAAACTAGAACTATTGGTTTAAAAAACTTAAGAAAAAGATTAGAACTAATTTATGAGGATCATTATGAATTAATTATAAAAGAAGAAAAAAGTAGATTTTCTGTTCTTTTAAGCTTAAATCTAGTTTAA
- a CDS encoding thioredoxin family protein, with amino-acid sequence MNKIHFLFIVFLSINTLGQTLNKTTHDNKGNLMLLGKTSKDGFKHENFSWFQKNYDTYVTNDNVIQLLKDSIQSYHIKVFYGTWCGDSKRELPKFYKVIDKTGFNKSNMEVIAVDKKPEAYKASPNGEEKGLNIHRVPTFILYKNQKEVARIVEYPKQDFERDLLQIVLRKKYTPNYRVVAYLHNLLQEKTIKELEKEENSLIATLAEFTKGSRELNTYAYKLLQSNQTEKAFYVYKLNTQMYPYKSNVFKSLGKAFHTIKDYKNALKNIQTASKLAPENKELITLINTIKKEI; translated from the coding sequence ATGAACAAAATACACTTTCTTTTCATTGTCTTTTTAAGCATAAACACCTTAGGACAAACATTAAATAAAACTACTCATGATAATAAAGGAAATCTAATGTTGCTAGGTAAAACCTCCAAAGATGGCTTTAAACATGAAAATTTTTCTTGGTTTCAAAAAAATTATGATACGTATGTAACCAACGACAATGTTATTCAGCTTTTGAAAGATTCTATACAATCATATCATATCAAAGTTTTTTACGGTACTTGGTGTGGAGATAGTAAAAGAGAGCTTCCTAAATTTTATAAAGTAATTGATAAAACAGGTTTTAACAAAAGTAACATGGAAGTGATAGCAGTTGACAAAAAACCTGAAGCCTATAAAGCTTCTCCAAACGGAGAAGAAAAAGGATTAAACATACATAGAGTTCCGACTTTTATTCTTTATAAAAATCAAAAAGAAGTTGCTAGAATTGTGGAATACCCTAAACAAGATTTTGAACGTGATCTCTTACAAATTGTTTTACGTAAAAAATATACTCCAAACTACAGAGTTGTAGCCTATTTACACAACTTATTGCAAGAAAAAACAATAAAGGAGCTAGAGAAGGAAGAAAATTCCTTAATAGCTACTCTTGCTGAGTTCACAAAAGGAAGTAGAGAGCTAAACACTTACGCATACAAACTACTGCAATCCAATCAAACCGAAAAAGCTTTTTATGTTTATAAACTAAACACCCAAATGTATCCTTATAAATCAAATGTTTTTAAAAGTTTAGGCAAGGCTTTTCATACTATAAAAGATTATAAAAACGCACTTAAAAACATTCAAACAGCTTCAAAATTAGCTCCAGAAAACAAAGAGCTTATCACACTAATCAACACTATTAAAAAAGAGATCTAA
- a CDS encoding DUF1573 domain-containing protein translates to MKSFTLLITLFFISIAVQAQEFVFKQETIDYGKVAQGTNGIRTFEFTNTGKEPLIIRDIKSTCGCAIPKKPEKPIMPGQKGEIQVSYDTNRIGNFSKAITIISNAKKQRQVLKIRGIVTPKSAS, encoded by the coding sequence ATGAAATCATTTACTTTATTAATCACCTTATTTTTTATTTCTATTGCAGTTCAAGCGCAAGAATTTGTATTTAAGCAAGAAACCATAGATTATGGAAAGGTTGCTCAAGGAACAAATGGTATACGTACTTTTGAATTTACCAATACCGGTAAAGAACCTTTAATTATTAGAGATATTAAATCTACTTGCGGATGTGCTATTCCTAAAAAACCAGAAAAGCCAATTATGCCTGGTCAAAAGGGAGAAATTCAAGTATCCTATGATACTAATAGAATTGGTAATTTTTCAAAAGCGATTACTATTATTTCTAATGCAAAAAAACAAAGGCAAGTCCTTAAAATTCGAGGTATTGTTACGCCTAAATCAGCTAGTTAA
- a CDS encoding sigma-70 family RNA polymerase sigma factor — translation MTTQEVWTKYADDVKFFILSKVKDPITTDDILQDTFIKIHTKLHTLKDLNKIKPWIFSIARNSVIDHFKTTNQITQATNLKEEVFIEEDIHTEKDCLRGILKNLPKKYRYPLFLSDIKGLKQQEVAKQLQQSLPTTKSQIQRARKLIAKGFMDCCGFVMNEQGKLIGEIQDKDDCKVCN, via the coding sequence ATGACAACACAAGAGGTTTGGACTAAATATGCAGATGATGTAAAGTTTTTTATTTTAAGCAAAGTAAAAGATCCAATTACTACAGATGACATCTTACAAGATACCTTTATTAAAATTCATACAAAACTTCATACTTTAAAAGATTTAAACAAAATAAAACCTTGGATTTTCTCAATTGCTCGTAATTCGGTTATTGATCATTTTAAAACCACCAATCAAATTACTCAAGCAACCAACCTTAAGGAAGAAGTTTTTATAGAAGAAGACATTCATACTGAAAAAGACTGTTTAAGAGGAATCTTAAAAAATCTTCCTAAAAAATATCGTTACCCTTTGTTTCTTTCAGATATAAAAGGATTAAAACAACAAGAAGTAGCCAAACAATTACAACAAAGCCTACCAACTACCAAATCTCAAATACAACGAGCCCGTAAGCTAATAGCCAAAGGTTTTATGGATTGCTGTGGCTTTGTAATGAACGAACAAGGAAAATTAATAGGCGAAATTCAAGATAAAGACGATTGTAAAGTTTGTAATTAA
- a CDS encoding glycerophosphodiester phosphodiesterase: protein MNLQNLIPLALLSLTLFTSCNDGDIDNEDPKKPLIIAHRGAQSILPEHTIEGYTKAIELEADYIEPDLVLTKDGHLVVRHEPMLSGTTNVAELPEFASLKTTKNLDGKLVTDWFAIDFTLAQIKKLKAKQAYTGRPTNYDNQFNIPTFEEVIQLAKKQSKKTGKVIGIYPEIKHPYFHNQVFGTHFMENKLLKSLKKYDFNRKKAPVFVQCFEVAPLQYINKKSPVKLVQLISTYNINKDGSLDFKVPEGNFISYGAPYDFHINGDHRTYEFFTTKEGMEYTATYADGIGPWKPFIISYKTDGAGNRTLLPPSNFITLAHDNGLKVHPYTFRNENKQWSGGNPEKEYHLFFDAGVDGLFTDYTDEAVKALQSWSKKK, encoded by the coding sequence ATGAATCTACAAAACTTAATACCTTTAGCTTTGTTAAGCTTAACACTATTTACTTCTTGCAATGACGGAGACATTGACAATGAAGATCCTAAAAAACCATTAATTATTGCCCATCGAGGTGCCCAATCAATTTTACCTGAACACACTATTGAAGGTTATACAAAAGCTATTGAACTAGAAGCTGACTATATTGAACCTGACTTAGTATTAACTAAAGATGGTCATTTAGTAGTTAGACACGAGCCCATGCTTTCAGGTACTACTAATGTAGCTGAGTTACCTGAGTTTGCTAGCTTAAAAACTACCAAAAACTTAGATGGAAAACTAGTTACAGATTGGTTTGCTATTGATTTTACTTTAGCACAAATTAAAAAACTAAAAGCAAAACAAGCCTACACTGGACGTCCAACTAATTACGACAACCAATTTAACATTCCAACTTTTGAAGAAGTAATACAATTAGCAAAAAAGCAATCTAAAAAAACAGGAAAAGTTATTGGCATTTATCCAGAAATTAAACACCCTTACTTTCACAATCAAGTATTTGGTACTCACTTTATGGAAAACAAATTACTTAAAAGTTTAAAAAAGTATGATTTCAACAGAAAAAAAGCGCCAGTGTTTGTACAATGTTTTGAAGTAGCACCACTTCAGTATATTAATAAAAAATCACCTGTGAAATTAGTTCAATTAATTTCTACATACAACATCAATAAAGATGGTTCTTTAGATTTTAAAGTTCCTGAAGGAAACTTTATTTCTTATGGAGCTCCTTATGATTTTCATATAAATGGTGATCATAGAACCTATGAATTTTTCACTACTAAAGAAGGTATGGAATATACAGCCACTTATGCTGATGGAATTGGTCCTTGGAAACCTTTTATTATTTCTTATAAAACTGATGGTGCAGGTAATCGTACTTTATTACCTCCTTCTAACTTTATTACGTTAGCACATGATAACGGTTTAAAAGTTCACCCTTACACATTTAGAAATGAAAACAAGCAATGGAGCGGTGGCAATCCAGAAAAAGAATATCATTTATTTTTTGATGCTGGTGTTGATGGCCTATTTACTGATTACACAGATGAAGCTGTAAAAGCCTTACAATCTTGGTCTAAAAAGAAATAG